In Eucalyptus grandis isolate ANBG69807.140 chromosome 4, ASM1654582v1, whole genome shotgun sequence, the following proteins share a genomic window:
- the LOC104440985 gene encoding NAC domain-containing protein 73, whose product MTWQMEDAGAIIPPTHNPRDEDEDGNNALLPTIACPSCGHSFPLFDQREIVHDLVGLPAGVKFDPTDQEILEHLEAKIMGDVRKIHFLIDQFIPTLEGDEGICCTHPERLPGVSKDGQIRHFFHRPARAYATGTRKRRRVHKNADERETRWHKTGKTRSVLAGRVVKGFKKILVLYNNYGRQRKPEKTNWVMHQYHLGKSEEERDGELVVSKVFHQTQPRRPSTTNLREPKDTMPKSDQRLNENDHVLRSSIEVIGYNSNSPCDVSYDQLFIPNFAVHGEAVFLDPLTEYSNKGKLVEYS is encoded by the exons ATGACGTGGCAAATGGAAGATGCAGGAGCCATAATCCCACCAACTCATAACCCTagggatgaagatgaggatggaAACAACGCTCTTCTTCCCACCATAGCATGCCCTTCATGTGGCCACAGCTTCCCATTATTTGATCAG AGGGAGATTGTTCATGATTTAGTGGGACTACCAGCGGGAGTGAAGTTTGATCCGACTGACCAAGAAATCTTAGAGCATTTGGAAGCGAAGATAATGGGGGACGTGAGGAAGATTCATTTTCTCATTGATCAGTTCATTCCCACATTGGAAGGAGATGAAGGGATTTGTTGTACACACCCGGAGAGACTTCCAG GAGTAAGCAAAGACGGACAAATCCGCCACTTCTTCCACCGGCCTGCGAGGGCTTATGCCACCGGGACTAGGAAACGGCGCAGAGTGCACAAGAACGCTGATGAGAGAGAGACGAGGTGGCACAAGACGGGTAAGACAAGGTCGGTCCTCGCAGGCAGAGTGGTGAAAGGGTTCAAGAAGATACTTGTGCTTTACAACAATTATGGGAGGCAAAGGAAGCCAGAGAAGACCAACTGGGTGATGCACCAATACCACCTCGGCAAAAgcgaagaggagagagatggagagctGGTCGTGTCCAAGGTGTTCCACCAAACGCAGCCCAGACGACCCAGTACGACGAACCTCAGAGAACCAAAGGACACAATGCCGAAGAGTGATCAAAGattgaatgaaaatgatcaTGTATTAAGGAGCTCTATTGAGGTGATTGGGTATAATAGTAACTCACCTTGTGATGTGTCTTACGACCAGCTATTTATTCCTAATTTCGCCGTTCATGGCGAGGCTGTTTTTTTGGATCCGCTAACAGAATATTCGAACAAGGGGAAGCTTGTAGAATATTCATAG